One Sphingobium sp. Z007 genomic region harbors:
- a CDS encoding MFS transporter: protein MAVATIEGSSSSPAGSGGMLDDIPMSSYQIWSVLMIAATVILDGLDNQMLGLAAPSLLQEWGIDRTALGSVFALGFVGMAIGTLTSGWVGDRFGRRGALIIGVAIFGVATLLTGFSTTLWQVAALKTLAGVGLGGVPGTASAMIAEFTPVRWRSVAVTFGVVCVSIGGILGGVAAALILPGLGWRWLFYIGGSVTMIFVAWLWFVLPESPRYLAERPDRGAELDRILRRIGHPDPASVAHIPLAAGEAPRYEPMRNLFGPALLRDTLALSVAMFSGMFMIYLMFNWAPTMLTSAGFGLQTASLGLTSFNIGGTIGAMIASLAIIRFGSRPVLILMAIVGAAVCATLALLPISGARNEGAVLACLGALGLFASAAQSAMFAVGAHAFPTGLRARGLGLMGAAGRIGAIVSAVAGAVLIDWGNLGFFGALAALMLVNALGFIAVRGHVPALGRKDAIL from the coding sequence TTGGCGGTCGCCACGATAGAAGGCAGCAGCAGCAGTCCGGCGGGATCAGGGGGCATGTTGGATGACATACCCATGTCGTCCTACCAGATTTGGTCCGTGCTGATGATCGCCGCGACTGTCATTCTCGACGGCCTCGACAATCAGATGCTTGGCCTCGCCGCGCCCTCGCTGCTCCAGGAATGGGGCATAGACCGCACGGCATTGGGGTCCGTGTTCGCGCTGGGCTTTGTCGGCATGGCCATCGGCACGCTGACGTCGGGCTGGGTCGGCGATCGCTTCGGGCGGCGCGGCGCGCTGATCATCGGCGTCGCCATCTTCGGCGTTGCGACCCTCCTCACCGGCTTTTCCACGACATTGTGGCAGGTCGCTGCGCTCAAGACGCTGGCGGGCGTGGGCCTTGGCGGCGTCCCCGGCACCGCCAGCGCCATGATCGCCGAGTTCACCCCTGTCCGCTGGCGCAGCGTCGCCGTCACCTTCGGCGTGGTGTGCGTGTCGATCGGCGGGATATTGGGCGGGGTCGCGGCCGCGCTGATCCTGCCGGGCCTTGGCTGGCGCTGGCTCTTCTATATCGGCGGCAGCGTGACGATGATCTTCGTCGCGTGGCTATGGTTCGTCCTGCCCGAATCCCCCCGCTATCTGGCGGAACGGCCCGATCGCGGCGCTGAACTCGACCGCATCCTGCGCCGCATCGGCCACCCTGATCCCGCCTCTGTCGCCCACATCCCCCTCGCCGCCGGGGAAGCGCCCCGCTACGAACCGATGCGCAACCTGTTCGGCCCGGCGCTGTTGCGCGACACGCTGGCGCTGTCGGTCGCGATGTTCTCCGGCATGTTCATGATCTACCTCATGTTCAACTGGGCGCCGACCATGCTGACCAGCGCAGGCTTTGGCCTGCAGACCGCCAGCCTTGGCCTGACCAGCTTCAACATTGGCGGCACCATCGGCGCGATGATCGCGTCGCTGGCGATCATCCGCTTCGGATCGCGTCCGGTGTTGATCCTGATGGCGATCGTGGGGGCGGCCGTCTGCGCCACCCTCGCCCTCCTCCCCATCAGTGGCGCGCGCAACGAAGGGGCCGTCCTAGCCTGCCTCGGCGCGCTCGGCCTGTTCGCCAGTGCAGCCCAGTCGGCCATGTTCGCGGTCGGTGCGCACGCTTTTCCGACCGGACTGCGCGCGCGCGGCCTGGGTCTGATGGGTGCGGCGGGCCGCATCGGCGCTATCGTCAGCGCGGTAGCGGGCGCCGTCCTGATCGATTGGGGCAATCTCGGCTTTTTCGGCGCGCTCGCGGCCTTGATGCTGGTCAACGCCTTGGGCTTCATCGCCGTGCGGGGCCATGTGCCCGCGCTCGGCCGCAAGGACGCAATTCTATGA
- a CDS encoding GMC family oxidoreductase: MSDSFDYIVIGSGSAGSLMANRLSADPANRVTLIEAGPSDKQWPVNLKTAMPVGNIFLLPHEKYNWKQALTGNAAVNNRTINFPRGKLFGGCSAINGGVYIRGQRADYDAWADAGNDGWAYDDVLPAFKAVENYAGPDTPWHGKGGELDVQKPKSWNPVSAAIVDAAEQAGHRRNDDFASDRQDGFGRYDLNQRNGTRLSSARAFLHPALDRANLTVMADTMVRRILFDRGRAVGLEIETNGARSTIAARREIILCAGATNSPQLLMLSGIGPQHHLREMGIDLVHHLPGVGAHLQDHPTVHVAMENPSAESYAVSAKVLPRILASPFKYLLKREGMLASNVAEAGGFLCTDGTGRPDIQITFLAGLKLDARSVPRRHGYMGLIQLLRPKSSGSVRLASNRPEDKPVIDPNFFADPYDMQTLIAGFRACRHIFAQPALAAMTGAEIEPGINHQSDAEIDAALRKIVNTAYHPTGTCKMGPDSDPMAVVDNRLRVRGVSGLRVVDASVMPDIISGNTSAPTMMIAQRAAQFILQDAVTSNIAA; encoded by the coding sequence ATGAGCGACAGCTTCGACTATATCGTGATCGGCTCCGGCTCGGCGGGCAGCCTGATGGCCAATCGCCTGTCCGCCGACCCGGCCAACCGCGTCACTCTGATCGAAGCCGGGCCATCCGACAAACAATGGCCGGTGAACCTCAAGACCGCGATGCCGGTCGGCAATATCTTCCTGCTGCCGCACGAAAAATATAACTGGAAACAGGCGCTGACCGGCAACGCCGCCGTCAACAACCGCACGATCAACTTTCCGCGTGGCAAACTATTCGGAGGATGCAGCGCCATCAACGGCGGCGTCTACATTCGCGGGCAACGGGCGGACTATGACGCCTGGGCCGATGCGGGCAATGATGGCTGGGCCTATGACGATGTCCTGCCCGCGTTCAAGGCGGTCGAAAATTACGCCGGTCCCGATACGCCCTGGCACGGCAAGGGCGGCGAACTGGACGTGCAGAAGCCCAAAAGCTGGAACCCCGTCAGCGCCGCAATCGTCGACGCGGCGGAACAAGCCGGGCATCGCCGCAATGATGATTTTGCCAGCGATCGGCAGGACGGCTTTGGCCGTTACGACCTCAACCAACGCAACGGCACCCGCCTGTCGAGCGCCCGCGCCTTCCTCCACCCCGCACTGGATCGCGCCAACCTGACCGTCATGGCGGACACCATGGTCCGCCGCATCCTGTTCGACCGGGGTCGCGCGGTGGGGCTGGAAATAGAGACGAACGGCGCGCGCAGCACCATCGCGGCGCGGCGGGAGATCATCCTGTGCGCGGGTGCGACCAATTCGCCGCAACTGCTGATGCTGTCAGGCATCGGGCCGCAGCATCATCTGCGCGAGATGGGCATCGACCTGGTCCACCATTTGCCCGGCGTCGGCGCGCATTTGCAGGACCATCCCACCGTCCATGTCGCGATGGAGAACCCGTCGGCGGAATCCTATGCCGTATCGGCCAAGGTTCTGCCCCGCATCCTGGCCAGCCCGTTCAAATATCTCTTAAAGCGCGAAGGCATGCTGGCTTCCAATGTCGCGGAGGCCGGCGGTTTCCTTTGCACCGACGGAACGGGTCGCCCGGATATTCAGATCACCTTCCTCGCCGGGCTGAAGCTCGACGCCCGTTCGGTCCCCCGCCGCCACGGCTATATGGGGCTCATTCAGTTGCTGCGTCCCAAAAGCAGCGGGTCGGTTCGCTTGGCCAGCAACCGGCCGGAGGACAAGCCGGTCATCGATCCCAATTTCTTTGCCGATCCCTATGACATGCAGACGCTGATCGCCGGGTTCCGCGCCTGCCGCCATATCTTCGCCCAACCCGCACTCGCCGCCATGACTGGTGCGGAAATCGAGCCAGGCATCAATCATCAAAGCGACGCCGAGATCGACGCCGCCCTGCGCAAGATCGTCAACACTGCCTATCACCCCACCGGCACCTGTAAAATGGGGCCGGACAGCGACCCGATGGCCGTCGTGGACAATCGCTTGCGCGTGCGCGGCGTGTCGGGCCTGCGCGTCGTCGATGCTTCCGTCATGCCGGACATCATCAGCGGCAACACCTCCGCCCCCACCATGATGATCGCTCAGCGCGCAGCGCAGTTCATCCTGCAAGACGCCGTCACATCCAACATCGCCGCCTGA
- a CDS encoding PDR/VanB family oxidoreductase encodes MRARLKNIRWEAEGINSYILEPVDGGLMPPFDPGAHIDVQLSPGLARSYSLVNDPAFRGYYEIAVHHAIDGRGGSRHIHEKWQVGQILDISEPKNNFPMVEDASHTVMIGGGIGITPMLPMIARLEKLGRSWELHYVAASPERAAYVDRLSDYDQVEIAYDGIPGGRRLDLKAICAAAPADAHLYCCGPGGMLDAFLAINCDRPKGHAHIEYFSAETEMATEGGYTLELARSGKTIAVEEGETMLDALLSAGVNVGFACSEGICGTCEVKVLDGIPDHRDHFLSDDDKAANRSIMVCCSGSKSANLVLDI; translated from the coding sequence ATGCGCGCACGACTGAAGAACATCCGCTGGGAGGCCGAAGGCATCAACAGCTACATCCTCGAACCCGTCGATGGCGGGCTGATGCCGCCCTTCGATCCGGGCGCGCATATCGACGTCCAGCTTTCCCCCGGTCTGGCGCGCAGCTATTCGCTGGTCAATGACCCCGCCTTTCGCGGCTATTATGAAATCGCCGTCCATCATGCGATCGACGGTCGCGGCGGATCGCGCCACATCCATGAAAAATGGCAGGTCGGCCAGATCCTCGACATATCGGAGCCGAAAAACAATTTTCCGATGGTGGAGGATGCCAGCCACACCGTGATGATCGGTGGCGGGATCGGCATCACACCGATGCTCCCCATGATCGCGCGTCTCGAAAAACTTGGGCGTAGCTGGGAACTCCATTATGTCGCCGCCTCGCCTGAGCGCGCCGCCTATGTCGATCGCCTGTCAGATTATGACCAGGTGGAAATCGCCTATGACGGTATCCCCGGTGGCCGCCGCCTCGACCTCAAAGCCATCTGCGCCGCTGCGCCCGCCGACGCGCATCTCTATTGCTGCGGCCCCGGCGGGATGCTCGATGCCTTCCTCGCCATCAATTGCGACCGGCCCAAGGGGCATGCCCATATCGAATATTTCTCGGCCGAAACCGAAATGGCGACCGAGGGCGGCTACACATTGGAACTGGCCAGGAGCGGCAAGACCATCGCGGTGGAAGAAGGCGAAACGATGCTCGACGCGCTGCTGAGCGCCGGTGTCAATGTCGGCTTCGCCTGTTCCGAAGGGATTTGCGGCACCTGCGAGGTCAAGGTGCTGGACGGCATTCCCGACCATCGCGACCATTTCCTGTCGGACGACGACAAAGCCGCCAACAGGTCGATCATGGTCTGCTGTTCGGGGTCGAAAAGTGCGAACCTCGTCCTCGACATCTGA
- a CDS encoding Rieske 2Fe-2S domain-containing protein translates to MQSTDSADMTRVGPGTVMGTMMRQYWMPAVLSSEVKADGDPVRLMILCEKLIAFRDSSGRVGIMDHRCPHRCASLFIGRNEQNGIRCVYHGWKFDVDGKCVDMPSVPARMDFKEKVHAKAYKTHEANGLIWVYMGENQSAPPPIPEIEATMHPDAEIWCLQRDCNWLQALEGDIDTSHVGFLHVGSIEADDLDEDHPMRPTVLNRAPDYEVAQADWGVMYGGYRPNDDGQMSWRVAHYMFPFWTQTPNNRFHTRAIARAWVPMDDEHSMLFDITCGVDAGNPAYTSTLKDGTPLFAPLEYAPTTTDWFGRWRSPDSEKNDWAIDRESQRNGTQFTGIPNITMQDQAVTESMGPITDHSFENLAPTDQMIARVRRRVLLAARALANKGTLPPGIEDPSIFYRARAGSFLHDPSDTLANAYESALAKAVRWPDKVEAAE, encoded by the coding sequence ATGCAGTCCACAGATAGCGCCGACATGACCAGGGTAGGACCGGGCACGGTCATGGGCACGATGATGCGCCAATATTGGATGCCCGCCGTCCTGTCGTCCGAGGTAAAGGCCGATGGCGATCCGGTCCGCCTGATGATCCTGTGTGAAAAGCTGATCGCCTTCCGCGACAGCAGCGGCCGGGTCGGCATCATGGACCATCGCTGCCCCCACCGCTGCGCGTCGCTGTTTATCGGGCGCAACGAGCAAAATGGCATACGCTGCGTCTATCATGGCTGGAAGTTCGACGTGGACGGCAAATGCGTCGACATGCCGTCCGTCCCCGCCCGCATGGACTTCAAGGAAAAGGTTCATGCCAAGGCGTATAAAACGCATGAAGCCAATGGCTTGATCTGGGTCTATATGGGCGAGAACCAGTCTGCCCCGCCGCCGATCCCCGAAATCGAAGCGACGATGCACCCGGACGCGGAAATCTGGTGCCTGCAGCGCGACTGCAACTGGCTCCAGGCGCTGGAAGGCGACATCGACACCAGCCATGTCGGCTTCCTGCATGTCGGCTCGATCGAGGCGGACGATCTGGATGAGGATCATCCGATGCGCCCGACCGTCCTCAACCGCGCGCCCGACTATGAAGTGGCGCAGGCCGACTGGGGCGTCATGTATGGCGGCTATCGACCGAATGATGATGGCCAGATGAGCTGGCGCGTCGCTCATTATATGTTCCCCTTTTGGACGCAGACGCCCAACAACCGCTTCCACACCCGCGCCATTGCCCGCGCCTGGGTGCCGATGGACGACGAACATTCGATGCTGTTCGACATCACCTGCGGCGTCGACGCGGGCAACCCGGCCTATACCTCGACGCTCAAGGACGGCACGCCCCTGTTCGCGCCGCTGGAATATGCGCCGACGACCACCGACTGGTTTGGCCGCTGGCGCTCGCCCGATAGCGAGAAGAATGACTGGGCGATCGACCGTGAATCCCAGCGCAACGGCACCCAGTTCACCGGCATCCCCAACATCACGATGCAGGATCAAGCCGTGACCGAAAGCATGGGACCGATCACCGACCACAGCTTTGAAAATCTGGCCCCTACCGACCAGATGATCGCCCGCGTCCGCCGCCGCGTGCTGCTCGCCGCCCGCGCGCTCGCCAACAAGGGGACGCTGCCACCGGGCATCGAAGACCCCAGCATCTTCTACCGCGCGCGCGCAGGCTCCTTCCTGCACGACCCTAGCGACACGCTCGCCAACGCCTATGAATCGGCACTGGCCAAGGCGGTACGCTGGCCCGACAAGGTCGAAGCGGCTGAGTGA